One genomic window of Natronorubrum halophilum includes the following:
- a CDS encoding CopG family transcriptional regulator, whose product MAKDTVRYPDEVVGAIDELVDDGMFESKSEFYRFSAEYVLTLINTDHEVKTFNFDEIKSELDINERDHASVVGADGGTFFLDAVITIRKHGLRGEYEAAERFIDTHYDSADQECIILEELLGTYRNKSV is encoded by the coding sequence ATGGCGAAAGATACCGTCAGATATCCGGACGAGGTCGTCGGCGCGATCGATGAACTCGTCGACGACGGTATGTTCGAGAGCAAATCCGAGTTCTATCGCTTCTCCGCGGAGTACGTGCTCACGCTGATCAACACCGACCACGAGGTGAAGACGTTCAACTTCGACGAGATCAAGTCCGAACTCGATATCAACGAGCGAGATCACGCGTCGGTGGTCGGTGCTGACGGGGGGACCTTCTTCCTCGATGCCGTCATAACCATCCGCAAGCACGGTCTGCGCGGAGAGTACGAGGCCGCGGAACGCTTCATCGACACGCACTACGATTCGGCCGATCAGGAGTGCATCATTCTCGAGGAACTGCTCGGAACGTACCGCAACAAATCCGTCTAG
- a CDS encoding bacterio-opsin activator domain-containing protein yields MSYDNRSESIVHVTTSPSSSLRTRLQKKTEIDVLSVSPEADLETVLETERPPDAESESSDGPGTPSRSTEISPETPAESSSELPESEFQRPIAVVLELECPEQTSAVLERIRTTAPTVPTIVVPSSGSEALAAAALRANADDYVLTDGDTEPVERIVDTVRSLRESDGDSVGASATVTKSAEPMPTSETAETRLAAETADGKYHRILANELPDEAFVIGADGTYFEAKVRSDVADLYSMSADELMGKRLERVFPDGVAAELQGCVDRTIQTGEIQSIEYSVETFDGRRRYEARVVPIDERIEGQRAVVWLARDITERAKRERELRSRQDQLETLNRISMVVGQVIDTLVEAPSRNAIEREVCEQLVDSELYCGAWIAERTGEGTLSYRTGAGSTETYLECVREREFDDEWAVQRAVRTGKTQTETGIPENEAVPEPLRESARQDGISSAVSVPISHNESIYGVLVVLSSREEAFSTGERAGFSLLGETIGFTIMAVKNRQLLFSDTVIELEFRIDGGETFSFDLSEEYGCTCSLEWAGTTSGGRTFQYVTVDGLAGETVLEAANAHESIEECRLIHDGENSCTVEMRLSKSGVRTLANHGATIRDVAVENGVGTCLIEVSQDADVREIADALTVVYENTELVARREVDRAVQTAAERRNRMLDQLTDRQLTTLRLAYYGGFFDWPRESTGEEIAEAMGVSPPTMHQHLRKGLKSILGEFFEAGGGTP; encoded by the coding sequence ATGTCATATGATAATCGATCCGAATCGATCGTTCACGTTACGACCTCTCCGTCGAGTTCGCTCCGGACGCGTCTCCAAAAGAAGACAGAGATCGACGTTCTGTCGGTGTCGCCAGAGGCAGATCTCGAGACCGTTCTCGAGACCGAACGCCCCCCAGACGCCGAATCCGAATCGAGTGACGGCCCGGGGACGCCGTCTCGTTCGACGGAAATTTCTCCGGAGACGCCGGCGGAATCGTCCTCCGAACTACCCGAAAGCGAGTTCCAACGACCGATCGCCGTCGTTCTCGAACTCGAGTGCCCGGAGCAAACGAGTGCCGTCCTCGAGCGCATTCGGACGACCGCACCGACCGTTCCAACGATCGTCGTACCCTCGTCGGGAAGCGAAGCGCTCGCAGCCGCCGCGCTACGTGCGAACGCGGACGACTACGTTCTCACTGACGGGGACACTGAGCCCGTCGAACGGATCGTCGACACGGTACGCTCGCTGCGAGAGTCGGACGGCGATTCAGTAGGAGCGTCAGCGACGGTAACAAAGTCGGCGGAACCGATGCCGACATCCGAAACAGCAGAGACACGACTGGCGGCCGAAACGGCTGATGGCAAGTATCATCGAATTCTCGCGAACGAACTCCCTGACGAAGCGTTCGTTATCGGTGCTGACGGAACCTACTTCGAGGCGAAAGTCCGTTCCGACGTTGCGGATCTCTACTCGATGTCGGCCGACGAACTGATGGGGAAACGACTCGAGCGCGTGTTTCCGGACGGCGTTGCCGCGGAGCTACAGGGATGCGTCGATCGAACGATCCAAACGGGCGAGATTCAGTCCATCGAGTACAGCGTGGAAACCTTCGATGGGCGACGACGATACGAGGCACGGGTCGTCCCGATCGACGAACGAATCGAGGGCCAGCGCGCCGTCGTCTGGCTCGCGCGGGACATCACCGAACGGGCAAAGCGAGAACGCGAGTTGCGTTCGCGACAGGATCAACTCGAGACGCTCAACAGAATTAGCATGGTCGTCGGTCAGGTAATCGACACGCTGGTCGAGGCACCTTCCCGAAACGCCATCGAACGCGAGGTCTGTGAACAGCTCGTCGACTCGGAGCTGTACTGCGGGGCCTGGATCGCCGAACGTACTGGTGAGGGAACGCTCTCGTATCGAACCGGTGCGGGCAGTACAGAGACGTACCTCGAGTGCGTTCGAGAACGCGAATTCGACGACGAGTGGGCGGTACAACGAGCCGTTCGGACGGGAAAAACCCAGACGGAAACGGGAATCCCCGAGAACGAGGCGGTTCCCGAGCCGCTCCGGGAAAGCGCGCGCCAAGATGGTATCAGTTCCGCAGTCTCCGTTCCGATCAGTCACAACGAATCGATATACGGCGTGTTGGTGGTCCTGTCGAGTCGCGAAGAGGCGTTCAGTACGGGCGAACGTGCGGGCTTCAGTCTGCTCGGCGAAACGATCGGCTTTACCATCATGGCCGTAAAGAACCGCCAGTTACTGTTCTCCGACACCGTCATCGAACTCGAGTTTCGAATCGACGGTGGCGAGACCTTCTCGTTCGATCTCTCCGAGGAGTACGGGTGTACCTGTTCGCTCGAGTGGGCCGGCACCACCTCGGGCGGGCGTACCTTCCAGTACGTCACGGTCGACGGCCTCGCCGGCGAAACCGTCCTCGAAGCAGCGAACGCCCACGAATCGATCGAGGAGTGTCGGCTCATTCACGACGGGGAAAACAGTTGCACGGTCGAGATGCGACTCTCGAAGTCGGGCGTCCGAACGCTCGCGAACCACGGAGCGACGATCAGAGACGTCGCCGTCGAAAACGGCGTCGGGACCTGCCTGATCGAGGTTTCACAGGATGCAGACGTCCGAGAGATCGCGGATGCGCTGACGGTCGTCTACGAGAACACCGAACTCGTCGCTCGCCGAGAGGTCGATCGAGCGGTCCAAACCGCGGCCGAACGACGCAATCGAATGCTCGATCAGCTCACCGATCGACAGCTCACGACGCTGCGACTCGCCTACTACGGGGGATTCTTTGACTGGCCGCGTGAAAGCACCGGCGAGGAGATCGCCGAGGCGATGGGCGTCTCACCGCCGACGATGCACCAGCACCTACGGAAGGGACTCAAGTCGATTCTGGGGGAGTTCTTCGAAGCCGGCGGCGGGACACCGTAG
- a CDS encoding zinc metalloprotease yields the protein MKRRVFLGMVGSLASVGTLAYATRDPVTTLEVRVWLSNGAVTYDGVMDRILEYLEEILALEHWSLELSAGGTVEVSTEDGARVTTSGEWPMAIASGAIGSRDITPAADVNVLVTDGQMERAPTGYGLPHIASVGGARHLSSLDSFDALLATPEADVDRWIVPNERGPRTMQILVHEIGHALGLHHDHGVSFRDGDAIVATPMLSSYAWTADYGGDRSRCGGSYPDPADHTRKLSLAFSSCAHRDLEAYSGGMTPQNR from the coding sequence GTGAAGCGGCGCGTATTCCTCGGAATGGTCGGCTCGCTCGCCTCGGTCGGGACGCTGGCCTATGCGACTCGAGATCCCGTCACCACGCTCGAGGTTCGGGTCTGGCTCTCGAACGGAGCCGTGACGTACGATGGCGTCATGGACCGCATACTCGAGTATCTCGAGGAGATTCTCGCTCTCGAACACTGGTCGCTCGAGCTGTCAGCCGGGGGAACGGTCGAGGTCTCAACCGAAGACGGGGCGCGGGTTACCACCAGCGGAGAGTGGCCGATGGCCATCGCCTCGGGAGCGATCGGGAGCCGTGATATCACGCCCGCGGCGGACGTCAACGTGCTCGTGACGGACGGACAGATGGAGCGGGCGCCGACCGGATACGGACTTCCGCATATCGCCTCGGTCGGCGGGGCTCGACATCTCTCCTCGCTCGACTCCTTCGACGCCCTTCTCGCGACGCCGGAGGCCGACGTCGACCGGTGGATCGTCCCGAACGAGCGTGGACCGCGGACGATGCAGATACTCGTCCACGAGATCGGCCACGCGCTCGGATTGCACCACGATCACGGTGTCTCGTTTCGCGACGGTGATGCGATTGTCGCGACGCCGATGCTGAGCAGTTATGCCTGGACGGCCGACTACGGTGGTGACCGCTCACGGTGTGGTGGGAGTTACCCGGATCCAGCCGACCACACTCGGAAACTCAGTCTGGCCTTCTCGTCGTGTGCACACCGCGACCTCGAAGCGTACAGCGGTGGAATGACCCCGCAGAACAGATAG
- a CDS encoding winged helix-turn-helix domain-containing protein yields MKLRQPTDFLILEALEDKGRNVATNLAAHTGKSRKNINTRLPVLEDYGLVRKIGPADRSGLYEITATGKAALVYQDQYDDVDDFESLIEGPSADRSEQDGDTQASFVRGENEGNDDE; encoded by the coding sequence GTGAAGCTTCGCCAACCTACTGATTTCCTGATCCTCGAGGCGCTCGAGGACAAGGGTCGAAACGTCGCAACGAATCTCGCTGCACACACGGGCAAGAGCCGCAAGAACATCAACACTCGGCTTCCGGTGCTGGAGGATTACGGGCTCGTTCGGAAGATCGGTCCGGCAGACCGGTCCGGGCTATACGAGATTACAGCCACGGGAAAAGCAGCGCTCGTCTACCAGGACCAGTACGACGATGTCGACGACTTCGAGTCGCTCATCGAAGGACCGAGTGCGGATCGTTCCGAACAGGACGGTGACACGCAGGCGAGTTTCGTTCGCGGAGAAAACGAGGGGAACGACGACGAGTAA
- a CDS encoding MTH865 family protein: MADESEIRQQMIDAFGEADYPISSPMDLVPALPNGPGTKFESGDFSMTAMELNTKTSGGDFPYDDPETFVDDIIEDLKEQGEL, from the coding sequence ATGGCAGATGAATCCGAAATCCGTCAGCAGATGATCGACGCGTTCGGAGAAGCCGACTACCCGATTTCGAGTCCGATGGACCTCGTTCCGGCGCTCCCCAACGGACCCGGTACGAAGTTCGAATCCGGCGACTTCTCCATGACCGCAATGGAACTGAACACGAAAACGTCCGGTGGCGACTTCCCCTACGACGATCCCGAAACCTTCGTCGACGACATCATCGAAGACCTCAAAGAGCAGGGTGAACTCTAG
- a CDS encoding cobyric acid synthase, with protein MTRTLLVAGTASHVGKSTVAAGLCRLLADRGVSVAPFKAQNMSNNARVVVRPEAIGDGSEGRHGDDAPITDRWGEIGVSQFVQARAARTTPTTDCNPVLLKPRGDGESQLVLQGRAREHVPASDYYEAYWEDARAAAEESYRRLAADHDVVIAEGAGSIAEINLHERDLANVETPRFADAEILLLVDIERGGAFASLYGTIELLPDSLRDRLVGAVITKFRGDPTLLEPGIEEIEAETGVPIVGVLPYDDPGLPEEDSVGLPATGEGGVLGDDDGIPEARRIRIAVPRLPRISNATDLEALAAEPGVSVAFVPIETGALETETASATDPLEEADADAVVLPGTKNTVDDLRALHEAGFGDALAGFGGPVVGVCGGYQLLGERITNASLEGTGDDDVLEGLGLLPVETRFEGTKRLERTTVPVDGDATPLLAGAEGPAAGYEIHAGRTRALEDVDRPLGDSSAARGRVLGTYLHGLFDNDSVRTAFLAHVAAKAGVDRTAGDEPGATDTESATGRQNATGRTPSDRAATLVRKHVDLEALGEPFGTGLTCGKEDGQ; from the coding sequence ATGACACGGACGCTCCTCGTCGCAGGGACTGCAAGCCACGTCGGCAAGTCGACGGTCGCCGCCGGACTCTGTCGGCTGCTCGCCGATCGAGGCGTTTCGGTCGCCCCGTTCAAGGCACAGAACATGAGTAACAACGCTCGAGTCGTCGTGCGACCCGAGGCCATCGGAGACGGTTCCGAAGGCCGCCACGGTGACGACGCACCGATCACTGATCGGTGGGGAGAGATCGGCGTCTCCCAGTTCGTCCAGGCGCGTGCGGCCCGGACGACGCCGACGACGGACTGCAACCCGGTGCTCCTCAAGCCCCGCGGCGACGGGGAGAGCCAACTCGTCCTCCAGGGACGAGCCCGCGAGCACGTCCCGGCGAGCGACTACTACGAGGCGTACTGGGAGGACGCTCGAGCGGCCGCCGAAGAATCTTACCGGCGACTCGCAGCCGATCACGACGTCGTCATCGCGGAAGGCGCGGGAAGCATCGCCGAGATCAACCTCCACGAGCGCGACCTCGCGAACGTCGAGACGCCCCGATTCGCCGACGCCGAGATCCTCCTGCTGGTCGATATCGAACGCGGCGGAGCCTTCGCCAGCCTGTACGGCACCATCGAGTTGCTTCCCGACTCGTTGCGCGATCGCCTCGTCGGGGCGGTCATCACCAAGTTTCGGGGCGACCCGACGCTGCTCGAGCCGGGCATCGAGGAGATCGAAGCCGAGACCGGCGTCCCGATCGTGGGCGTGCTCCCCTACGACGACCCCGGATTGCCCGAAGAAGACAGCGTCGGCCTCCCGGCAACGGGCGAGGGCGGCGTCCTCGGGGACGACGACGGTATTCCCGAGGCTCGACGGATCCGGATCGCCGTGCCCCGGCTGCCGCGGATTTCGAACGCGACGGATCTCGAGGCGCTCGCGGCCGAGCCGGGCGTCTCGGTCGCGTTCGTGCCGATCGAGACGGGTGCACTCGAGACCGAAACCGCGTCCGCTACCGACCCGCTCGAGGAGGCCGATGCAGACGCGGTCGTCCTTCCGGGAACGAAGAACACGGTCGACGACCTGCGAGCGCTCCACGAGGCCGGCTTCGGGGACGCGCTCGCCGGGTTCGGCGGTCCGGTCGTCGGCGTCTGTGGCGGCTACCAGCTGCTGGGCGAGCGGATCACGAACGCCTCGCTCGAGGGAACCGGCGACGACGACGTTCTCGAGGGGTTGGGATTGTTACCGGTCGAGACGCGATTCGAGGGGACCAAACGGCTCGAGCGGACGACGGTCCCCGTCGACGGCGACGCGACGCCGCTGCTCGCGGGTGCCGAGGGACCCGCCGCAGGGTACGAGATCCACGCCGGTCGAACGCGGGCGCTCGAGGACGTCGACCGGCCGCTCGGCGACTCGAGCGCCGCCCGCGGACGGGTTCTTGGGACGTATCTCCACGGGCTGTTCGATAACGACTCGGTTCGAACGGCGTTTCTCGCACACGTCGCTGCAAAAGCGGGAGTCGATCGAACGGCGGGCGACGAACCCGGTGCTACCGATACGGAGTCCGCGACAGGGCGACAAAACGCAACCGGTCGGACGCCGTCCGACCGGGCGGCGACGCTGGTTCGCAAGCACGTCGATCTCGAGGCGCTGGGCGAGCCCTTCGGGACGGGACTCACGTGCGGTAAGGAAGACGGTCAGTAG